From the genome of Mauremys reevesii isolate NIE-2019 linkage group 24, ASM1616193v1, whole genome shotgun sequence:
CTTGGAACAGAGGCAAACCCCCGACGCTCCCATCTCGGGCACTTCCTAATAGGAGAGGCAGTGCTGTCCAGTGGTTAGTGCATGGGCCTCGGACACAAGAGACCCTGGTTCAACTCCCTGCTGTGCCCCAGACCCCTTGGGTAAATCACCtggactctctgtgcctcagtttccccatctggacaACAGGActagcagccctgccctgctgcccaggggtgTGCGGGGATGAAGCAGCAAGGACGGGGGTAGTGAGTCTTGATCATCCCACTGGGGCCTATTCCtcccccagtgtaaatcaggagtcacccCACTGGGGCCCATTCCccccggtgtaaatcaggagtcacccCACTGGGGCCCATTCCccccggtgtaaatcaggagtcacctCCCTGGGGTCCCTGGGCCCAGTCCCCTCTCACTTCCCccagggtaaatcaggagtaactcagcGAGGTTGCTCCTGTTTACACCAGCTCCGGGGGCCGCCCTTCAGCAGGGGGCGGACGGGGGAGGGCTTTGGAGACGAGCCCCGGTCTGGCCTGGTGCCCACCCGCTGCACTAGCTATTTAAGCAGTCGGCCCCTGCCCGCTTGCCCAGCCACCAGCTAAGCCCGGCATCTCCGCGGCCCAGGGACAGAgctgcaaacccacccccagccccagccctgcgctgCCCCAGGTGAGAATTCCCTCCCCTGCCGACACCGCCGCCCTGGCTcctgtgccaggccctgcccctgcccagctggaTTACACccagtgctcagggcaggaggaAGCCGGGCGGCGGGTGCCAGGGATGCTGTCCAGCCAGGGGGCCGCAGGGCAGAGCGGGGGGCTCTGGGAATGTCCTCGCTCCATGGCTGGGCTCAGCGGGCGACGCTGCCAGCCCTGCTCGCTCGGGCGGGCACTGCCCAGAGACAGCTGCACAACGCCACGGCCCCCTGCAGAATATCGGGGCTCctagtgcgggggaggggggttctcccagagctgaggagagaccccaggagtcctgacttctggctcccctgctctgaccacggGATCCGaagcccagcccagagctgggggcagacaAGCAGACTTTGCTCTGCGATGTTTCCTGTGTTCCAGCCTAGGTGGATCTGTCGCGGCTCCGTCACCAGCCCCCGCTCTCTCCAGAGCCATGGACGTTCGTCTTGTCTTGTGCCTCCTCTGGGCTCTCCTAGCTACGGCCAGCGGTGTGTGGTGTGAATTTCTGGGGGTCTAATGCgttagagtgggggtggggggagccaggacgcctgggttctatcccaacTCCTGGAGGGGGAGTGGGGTATAATGGgatctatccccagctctgccagtgagcaagtccctgctccgtgcctcagttccccctcccccatcttttTGACCATAATCTCTTTGGGGATGATCTGTTTCTCAAgctgggtctgtgcagcacctggcacgatGGGGGGTGAGGCCCCAGTCTCAGCCAGggtttgtgcagcgcctggcacgacagGGAGCTGATCTCAGATGGGGTCTGTGCAGCTCTTAGGAAAGCATCACGTGGATTGTTCCCCTGAGAAAATCACCATGGGAAACGTTCCCATTTTCCAGACAGGGACCTTCCTGGTCTGGCCACTGGAGGGAGTCAGCAGAAGTGACTCTGCCTCCCCCCTCGAAATAACTTGCAGGGGGGCCATCCCAGCAGAAAGGGTCCCTGAGGGCCTGAGAACCCAGCTCACGGGATCTGAGCCACCCCAGTGGCAGAAAATGACCTGGGGAGCCCGTAAATGGTGGCCAAGGAGCAGATGAGGAATCATTGTTTGCCAGAACTCAGGAGCAATTCCTTTCACAGCACGTCCTTCCAGCTGTTACCAGAGCATGCCCGGGGAAAGCAACGCAGTGACGAACTGTAGAAGTGGGGCAGATTCTTGCATCGCTGTTCAGGAAGTGAACACCCTCGGTACGTGCCGTGGTGCCGTGACACAGAGCAGGGCGCGGGCTCTCTAGGCCGCACGTCCTGAATCAGCAGATTAGAGCAAAATTGCTGCGTTCAGCTAAAACGGCAGGTCTCTGGCCTTCATAGTCAGTGTGACCGACACAGTGACACTGCCTGGGTCTGCTCAGAGCCTGAGCCCATTtctgggaggggggagctgccctgagTGTGACCGATGCAGTGATGCTGCCTGggtctgccgagagcctgagcccattgcAGGAAGGAGAGAAAACTGCCCCAGGCATCTCAATGGGGTTTTAACTCCCAGCCCCTTGGCCCTAGAGGGACCCtgtcaaccccccctcccccagccagggggctctgcatgagGGGCAGAGTACAACaggcctgccctccctcccccaaagcagAGAGCCCCAACGGCCAGGTTAAGGTCCGTGGgatcccaccactgccaccagtTTGAACCCACCCTCACTCCGGGTAGGGGGGTTGGATCAAACACTGAGGCAGAGCCACGTGGGGCGGAGGGTGGCCTTGGTCCAGCTGTAGGGAGCCGGCGGGAGGTTGGGGATTCGGGCTCTCTTGTGTTCACCCCTTGACAGacgttcctgcccctccccaccaggggGCGTGGTGCAGAGGGGCGTCTTCCAGTCCTGCACCAGCAGCCTGATCAGCCTGGAGGGCGACCTGGACTTTGAGTTTGCGGAAGGCGTCTACGTGAGGGTCCACTCCGAGATGTGCAGAGAGACCAACTGCAACACGGGGGAGAAAAGGGAACGTACGTACCCGGCCTGCGCCCGCCCCCACCCTGGCACCTCTCACCTGCCCTTTCCCTCCACTGCCTGCACCCTTGGGGATCAGGGACCCATTGCACCgggtgctgcccagcccccctgacTAAGATTGGGGCCCCCCACCATgtcgggcgctgcccagacacacaagGAGACACAGCTCCTGTCCCAACGAGCTTCCAATCTGAATGGACCCAGGCAGGATCATTCTCACCATCTTCCCACTGGGGAAACTGAGCTCCCCTGGCCTGTCAGCGGCAGAGTTGggaggaagagaacccaggcgtcctgacaccAGCCCTGTGCCTTCACTGCAGCCCACCCGCCCTGCAAACGCCGAGACACAAGGAGCTGCTTCCTGCTTCAGCCCCGATTCTGATTCCCCCCCTTTGTCCGCAGGCCCCAAAATCAGCACCGTGCCCAACGGAGGCCAGTGCCCATCGTGTTATGCCCCAGGATCCCACCGCTGCCTCCAGAACGTCACCCTGCACTGCCAGGGGGCCGCCAACCACTGTGTCGACGTCGTGGGGACACTGTCAGAGAGTGAGTTCCCCATCGGCCCCCCCAGGCCAAACCCGCCCGGGAGACACCCGGGCCTGCCAGCGGGCACTGGACCAATCCCCTCCCCCGGagcggggcaggctgcagggcgcgtgggcggggctggggggagaaagGGCCAAACCCTGTGCCAGGGGCGCAGTGACCCCCATGCCAGGGCTCTGTGCCCccaatgccaggggctctgtgcacacacacccccgccggGTAATAACGACAATTTCTCTGGGCAGACGGCGTCGAAATCCCTTTCGCAGCCAGAGGATGCGCCACCCAGGATGTGGCCAAGATCAAAGCCGGGGACATACTGGTATCGGGCATATTCATCTATCGGATCAAGAGCATCCAGTTAAGCCCGGCCCCCAGACCGGAGATCGAGGACGGCTTCTGACACCTGCTGAGCTCCAGCCCACTGGCGCACCCCTGCTTCGAgctattccctcccccccacccccagctgtgactcagtcccccccaccccaggcagggaATAACGGTGCTGAGCCGCCTTCGTAAAGCGCATTGAGACCCATCGGTGCAGGGCCCGAGCCAGAGACCCATTATGGGCTTTGCACTGAGCGTGACGGGCTTAAAAACAGGCCTGAGTATTAGAGATCCATTAGCAGCTTCTCCCAGGAGAGTGATCtgaggggtagaacccaggagtccgggctcccagccccactgcgctaacccaccagccccaactcccctcccagagccagggagagaacccaggagtcctggctcccaggccccctgctctaaccactagtccccactcccctcccagatccaagaacagaacccaggcatcctgccaCCCCTCCACCCTCTGTTCTCACCTTTTCTATTTCCACATGCCAATGCATTGAATAAAGCAGCATCATAAATCCAAGTTCCCTGCAGAgcgcatgtgtctgtacagctgCCCCCGTCCATGctggacccaggcgtcctggcccccacccccacctcccagagagCAACAGGGACTCTTGTGCCAGTCGACGTTATTGCTGAGGGCAGCTCTGCACTAAACACTTGGGGGGACCCGGCTGCATCGCTGCAAGTCCAGGCAGGGCGGGAGAGGGACAGCGAAGAAACAGCTGTCTAGAAAATCGGCCACTTTTgcactctgggcctcagtttccccttctgtgcaATAATCTTTCCTTTGTCTCTTTAGCTTGgaagctctccagggcaggggctggctctcagggcagggcctggcacgACAGGGATtccctgatctcagccgggggGCTGCGCAGCACCTGGCATAATGGGGGCCCCCGATCTAGGTGCAGTCTGTGCCCCCCAGCATCCcattgtgacactctgtaccccaaagcaacacccCGGCAGCCCCGTATTTACCGCGGTGAGAGCATTAAGGTGTGTTCTGTACCCAGTCTGCCTTGGGAGGGATCATTCGAAAAGCCTTGATCTGCTGAGCATTAATCCCCCGTCGGACGGGCTGTGCAGGGCGTTCCCGCGTGTGTGTGACTGAAACGTGGGGCGAGgctgggaacacccacaaccagcctttcggGGGCAACAGTGGATCCACTGAGGGATCCACACTCCCGAGGACGACCCAGGGACTGGATCCGATGGAGACGCCTCAGGGGGAGCACGGAGACGGGGGGGGTGCTTGACTCAGCTCACAGCAAAAGCTCTTTCCAGCCAGCTGGAGGAACctgtaacggggggggggggaagttctcccctgtcccccctccccgcacaACCCAACCCCTGGGCACACGGCTGGAGGACTGTGGTGCGGCTTTGCCGCGGTTGGTCTCTCAGCGGGGccgtggggtatcccaccgcctggCCCTGGTCCCCCGCCCATCGGCTCTGCGGTCGGGGGCAGTAACACACACTCGGTTCGGGGCTCAGGCCCTTGCAGCGGGGGCTGAGTCCATAGTCCCCATAgcggcccaggccctaggtcagggcggggcagcagttACCTAACAGGAGAtcccagcctctccaggccagggagggggggagatgccacccaaggagtggggtggcaggggggccgcaggcccctccctctccactgcgtcccagcccggggccctggcaGCGGCGGAGACTCGCTGCGTCAATGGGGATCCCGGCCGCACCGACATGGGCTCTGGCCGTGtagcagccagactggggtcggctgcccccgggcggCTTCCGCACTCCCCCTCGTAG
Proteins encoded in this window:
- the LOC120390464 gene encoding phospholipase A2 inhibitor and Ly6/PLAUR domain-containing protein-like, producing MDVRLVLCLLWALLATASARPSSCYQSMPGESNAVTNCRSGADSCIAVQEVNTLGGVVQRGVFQSCTSSLISLEGDLDFEFAEGVYVRVHSEMCRETNCNTGEKRERPKISTVPNGGQCPSCYAPGSHRCLQNVTLHCQGAANHCVDVVGTLSENGVEIPFAARGCATQDVAKIKAGDILVSGIFIYRIKSIQLSPAPRPEIEDGF